The genome window ACATGGCGGGGAAATCTGGGCAGAAGGAGCCCCAGACAAAGGTAGCGGGTTCTATTTTATACTGCCAAAAGAAACAAAAGCATTAGACTTGATTAAAGAACGAAGAGAAATCTCCAGGTTTTTAAACCCAACTTTAACCCTCATAGATTATGTTGACCAGAAAACGCTTCAAAAAATTCTGGATAATTTTACTGAGGCGATTGGTCTGTCAATCTCAATATTAAATAATGAGGGAAACTATATAATTAAACCTGTTGGATTAAATAGATTTTGCAGTTTAATTCAAGGTTGTGCTAAGGGTAAAACAAAATGCAAACAATTCAGCGTAAAGGTTAGAAACGATAGTTTGCGAGATAATAGACCCAAGGCATACTATTGTTTTGCAGGACTGGCACATTTTGCCGCACCCATCATTGTTGAAAATATACCTATGGGTTCTATAGAAATAGAGGGAACACAAATATTTACCCATATTAACCCAAAAAAAATTGAAAATATCGCACAAGAACTTGGGCTTGACCCGGATATCTTAATAGAAGCGGCTTCAGATATTAAAAAGTTCCCAGAAAATAGAATTTATGCCGCTGGAGAATTACTCCATTCAATAGCAAAAATCATCTCGTCATTATGTGCTCAAGAACATGAACTAACACATAAAATTGCAGAATTATCCACTCTAAGTCATATTGGTAAGGCAATTACTTCAAACCTTGACTTAGATAAACTATTAGACTTAATACTTTATACCACGATTACTGTTCTTGAAGGAGATTCGGGTTCCATTATGCTTATAGATAAGGAGAAAGAGGAATTATATGTTAAATCTGGCTACGGAATAACAAAAGAGGTAATTAAAGGAAGAAGGATTAAAATCGGTAAGGATATTGCGGGCTATGTGGCTAAAGAAAATAAACCATTGCTTATAAATCGTGGTATAGATGATTCTCATTTTGTTAGCATTCTACATAGAGAAGGGCTAAAATCTGTGATGTCAATACCGTTAGTTATTAAAAATGAACTGGAAGGTGTATTTAATATTGACCGCACCAAAGGGAGAGATTTTACAGAGGATGATTTGAATATGTTTTGGGCATTAGCCGTTCAGGCAAGTATTGTTATAGAGGATGCATTCTTATATCAAGAACTTGAACATAAAACCTCTGAATTAACGGCATTTTCTAAAGTTGGCAAGGGTATCTTATCTACTCTAAGCATTGAGCGGGTTTTAAAATTAATACTTGACGCCGTCGCCGAGGTAATGAATACAAAACAATGTGTCATTAGAATCATAGATAAAAAAGAAGGTAAATTAATCTTACAAAACTCAATAGGTTTGAATCAAAAAGAATTAGCCGTAGAAGAAAGGTTTGCCATACAATCCGCAGAACAGAAAAAACCTATTATTTGTGCGGATGTAAAGAAGGAATATCCAGAAGAAAAAATCGAAATCTTCTCATTATTAACTGTTCCTTTGATAATCCGGGAAAGGGTACTGGGGACTAATAGCGTTCTTTCAACAAAACCACATCAATATACCCAACATGAAATAGATTTACTTTCTACATTTGCCGACCAATCCTCCATTGCCATTGAAAATGCAGGATTATTTGAGGCGGTTAGAAAGGGACTTTTAGAGACGGCTTCAGACATAGGTCAAACGATAGACCTCAAAGATGCCTATATAAGTGGTCATTCTGAGGAAAAGGCAAGATATGCCTATGAGATTGCCCGAGCATTAAATATGAGTGAGTCAGCCGCAGAAAATATAAAAATGGCAACACTCCTGCATGATGTCGGTAAGATTGGTATTCCAGAAGAGATTTTGCTTAAACCAGGTAAATTAAGTGATGAGGAATTTGAAGCGGTTAAAAAACATCCTCTTATCTCAACCGAAATTTTAAAATCAATCGTATTTCCAAAAGAGATAATATGTGCTATTCGTCATCACCACGAAAGGTTTGATGGGAAAGGTTATCCAGATGGTCTGAGTAAAGATGAAATAGCTAAAGAGGCACTCATTATTGAGGCGGTAGATGCTTATGGTGCGATGACAAAAGATAGGCCTTATCGAAAAGCACTATCTAAAGAAGAGGCGGCTAAAGAACTAAAGAATGGTGCCGGAACTCAGTTTGACCCGGAGGTAGTAGATGCCTTTATAAAGATATTAAAAACGGAAAAATCCTCAAAAGGAGCGTAAATAAAGTGACTCTGAAGGCAAAAGCTAATGACGGGGAAATATCTGACGAGATACAACAAATAGCCAAAAGTGAAAATGTCACATTAGAATTTATTCAACAGGGGCTATGTGAAGGAACTATCGTTATTCCTCATAATCCTAATCATAAAAAACTATCCAGACAATGCGGTATTGGAAAGGGACTTCGGACGAAAGTCAATGCCAATATTGGAACATCACCGAGTATCACTAATCTTCAAGAAGAACTAAAAAAAACTGAAGTGGCAATCGAGGCGGGTGCGGATACGATAATGGATTTATCTATTGGTGGAGATATAAGAAAGATAAGACTTGAAATACTTAAGGATTTAGAAGTGCCTCTTGGAACCGTGCCAATTTATCAAGCCGCTATCGAAGCCGTTGATAATAAAGGGTCAATCCTTGAAATGACCCCAGAATCAATCTTAAAGGTGATTGAAGAGCAGGCAAAAGATGGTGTTGACTTTATGACTATTCATGCAGGTGTAACTAAACACACGATTGAAAGGTTAAAAAATCAAGAAAGAATTATGGATGTCGTTAGTCGAGGTGGGGCATTTTTAATCGAGTGGATGATTTTTCATAACCAGGAAAATCCACTTTATCAATATTTTGATGCTATCCTGAATATTGCTTTTGAATATGATATTGTTTTAAGTCTTGGTGATGGGCTACGGCCTGGTTGCTTAAAAGATGCCACTGATAGACCACAAATACAAGAATTAATCACCTTAGGTGAATTAACTAAGCGAGCC of bacterium contains these proteins:
- the thiC gene encoding phosphomethylpyrimidine synthase ThiC, which codes for MTLKAKANDGEISDEIQQIAKSENVTLEFIQQGLCEGTIVIPHNPNHKKLSRQCGIGKGLRTKVNANIGTSPSITNLQEELKKTEVAIEAGADTIMDLSIGGDIRKIRLEILKDLEVPLGTVPIYQAAIEAVDNKGSILEMTPESILKVIEEQAKDGVDFMTIHAGVTKHTIERLKNQERIMDVVSRGGAFLIEWMIFHNQENPLYQYFDAILNIAFEYDIVLSLGDGLRPGCLKDATDRPQIQELITLGELTKRAFEKNVQVMIEGPGHIPINQISANVLLEKRLCYEAPFYVLGPLVTDIAPGYDHITGAIGGAIAAASGADFLCYVTPAEHLRLPTIEDVKEGVITSRIAAHAGDVAKGIPHALDRDTQMAKARKKLDWETQIKLAINPERASKYQQQSPPLSEGCTMCGKYCAMKEVEKFFRR
- a CDS encoding HD domain-containing phosphohydrolase, yielding MKRRIKPKPLEMEKILKMSDIVMVLFLLIIIFISYLAYQEGIGYMFILWAPLSAYIAVFYLYLLNILKQQNQHLSRQNKALVLANQKKSEFVYNCAYQLRTPLTTIKGAIDLLLDKALGEISPGQERFLFNIDKSLLQLNGLVCNLLDHSMMTSGRQDLDIKLTNIQSLIDDVLRFFKPSAMEKNITLESIIPKDISDVPADSERIRQVLVNLIDNAIRFTQESGKVSIQAKEWSDCIQVGVINTGKGLQEEDYERIFDEFFKKAPLYGGQGLGLAIAKGIIEAHGGEIWAEGAPDKGSGFYFILPKETKALDLIKERREISRFLNPTLTLIDYVDQKTLQKILDNFTEAIGLSISILNNEGNYIIKPVGLNRFCSLIQGCAKGKTKCKQFSVKVRNDSLRDNRPKAYYCFAGLAHFAAPIIVENIPMGSIEIEGTQIFTHINPKKIENIAQELGLDPDILIEAASDIKKFPENRIYAAGELLHSIAKIISSLCAQEHELTHKIAELSTLSHIGKAITSNLDLDKLLDLILYTTITVLEGDSGSIMLIDKEKEELYVKSGYGITKEVIKGRRIKIGKDIAGYVAKENKPLLINRGIDDSHFVSILHREGLKSVMSIPLVIKNELEGVFNIDRTKGRDFTEDDLNMFWALAVQASIVIEDAFLYQELEHKTSELTAFSKVGKGILSTLSIERVLKLILDAVAEVMNTKQCVIRIIDKKEGKLILQNSIGLNQKELAVEERFAIQSAEQKKPIICADVKKEYPEEKIEIFSLLTVPLIIRERVLGTNSVLSTKPHQYTQHEIDLLSTFADQSSIAIENAGLFEAVRKGLLETASDIGQTIDLKDAYISGHSEEKARYAYEIARALNMSESAAENIKMATLLHDVGKIGIPEEILLKPGKLSDEEFEAVKKHPLISTEILKSIVFPKEIICAIRHHHERFDGKGYPDGLSKDEIAKEALIIEAVDAYGAMTKDRPYRKALSKEEAAKELKNGAGTQFDPEVVDAFIKILKTEKSSKGA